From a single Paenibacillus sp. FSL W8-0426 genomic region:
- a CDS encoding sugar phosphate isomerase/epimerase family protein has translation MKIGLSTYSLLNELNAGSMTVLDVIDWIAANGGEHMEMVPYGYTVEDNPELADAIRERAAAAGIELSNYSMPANFVQETEEAFEEEVARVKRHVDVVHRMGVKHMRHDVTAFKLPKEHMTIAWFDQHLPLMVKGSQLIADYAAGFGITTTIENHGFSVQASDRVQRVLHAVDRPNFKTTLDVGNFLCVDEDPIVGVMNNLPYASLVHFKDFYVRPFDENPGEGEWFTTSHGNYMRGAIVGQGDLPIRKIVKLIKDSGYDGAVTVEFEGMEECKAASKIAMDNLRRFWNEA, from the coding sequence ATGAAAATCGGCCTGAGTACCTACAGCCTGCTGAACGAGTTGAACGCAGGGAGCATGACGGTGCTGGACGTGATCGACTGGATTGCCGCAAATGGCGGCGAACACATGGAGATGGTTCCATACGGTTATACCGTGGAGGACAATCCGGAACTGGCTGACGCTATTCGGGAGCGTGCGGCTGCCGCAGGCATTGAGCTGTCCAATTATTCGATGCCCGCCAATTTCGTGCAGGAGACGGAGGAAGCCTTCGAGGAAGAGGTTGCCCGGGTGAAGCGTCACGTCGACGTGGTTCATCGGATGGGCGTGAAGCATATGCGGCACGACGTCACAGCGTTCAAGCTGCCGAAAGAGCACATGACGATTGCCTGGTTCGACCAGCATTTGCCGCTCATGGTGAAGGGCAGCCAGTTGATTGCCGATTATGCTGCAGGCTTCGGCATTACAACGACGATCGAAAACCATGGTTTCAGCGTGCAGGCGAGCGACCGGGTGCAGCGGGTGCTGCATGCCGTGGATCGGCCCAATTTCAAAACGACGCTGGACGTCGGCAACTTCCTGTGCGTGGACGAGGACCCGATTGTTGGAGTCATGAATAATCTTCCGTATGCTTCCCTCGTTCATTTCAAAGATTTCTATGTGCGTCCGTTCGACGAAAATCCGGGCGAAGGCGAATGGTTCACCACATCCCATGGCAATTACATGCGCGGGGCGATCGTGGGACAAGGCGATCTTCCCATCCGCAAAATCGTCAAACTGATCAAGGACTCCGGCTATGACGGAGCCGTTACCGTGGAATTCGAAGGCATGGAGGAGTGCAAAGCCGCGTCCAAAATCGCCATGGACAATTTGCGCCGGTTCTGGAACGAGGCGTAG
- a CDS encoding VOC family protein, with translation MSISLNVYLVTNGTGREAVELYKEAFGAEVLDLKTFGDMPPNPEHPIPDEAKDWVMHASLQIGSSLLMISDTLPGMEHTVGNHITVTVNTDTAEEARRIFDKLKEGGTVTMPVQETFWSPAYGQVTDKFGVGFQISAKPVQA, from the coding sequence ATGTCGATCAGTCTGAATGTGTACCTTGTAACCAATGGAACCGGACGCGAAGCAGTGGAACTGTATAAAGAAGCATTTGGTGCCGAAGTGCTGGATTTGAAAACATTTGGCGATATGCCGCCAAATCCCGAGCATCCGATTCCCGATGAGGCGAAGGACTGGGTCATGCATGCATCCTTGCAGATCGGCAGCTCCCTGCTCATGATTTCTGATACCCTTCCTGGCATGGAGCATACCGTGGGCAACCACATCACGGTCACCGTAAATACGGATACGGCCGAGGAAGCCCGCCGCATTTTCGACAAACTGAAAGAAGGCGGAACGGTCACCATGCCGGTACAGGAAACGTTCTGGAGCCCGGCCTACGGCCAGGTTACGGACAAGTTCGGCGTGGGATTCCAGATCAGCGCAAAGCCTGTCCAAGCTTAA
- the ytxJ gene encoding bacillithiol system redox-active protein YtxJ: MDKQVNHQALWLSIGVAIGACIGVVTDQIALGVAFGAALGIFVGSIVSKRALADSERLLSGQIAEIYKTDDWEEALRRSDDHPVLILKHSTTCPVSARAYREFAAFVSANAANPVQNMEYRMVDVIESRPLSRRIAEETEIRHESPQVLLLSEGKVLHHASHSKITKKKLLQWAQEPF, from the coding sequence GTGGATAAACAGGTGAACCATCAGGCGTTATGGCTCAGCATAGGTGTTGCCATCGGGGCCTGTATTGGCGTCGTCACAGATCAGATCGCGCTCGGCGTCGCCTTTGGGGCAGCGCTCGGCATATTCGTTGGTTCAATCGTGAGCAAGCGTGCTCTTGCCGATTCGGAGCGTCTGCTCAGCGGGCAGATTGCGGAGATATATAAAACAGACGATTGGGAGGAGGCACTCCGCCGTTCAGATGACCACCCTGTGCTCATCCTTAAGCATAGTACAACTTGTCCCGTCAGCGCGCGTGCGTATCGGGAATTTGCCGCTTTTGTCAGCGCGAATGCCGCCAATCCGGTACAGAATATGGAGTATCGGATGGTGGATGTGATCGAAAGTCGTCCGTTGTCCCGCCGGATCGCTGAAGAAACGGAGATTCGCCATGAATCGCCGCAGGTATTGCTGCTCAGCGAGGGCAAGGTTCTCCATCACGCTTCCCATTCGAAGATCACCAAGAAGAAGCTGTTGCAATGGGCGCAAGAACCGTTTTGA